GCTTATATAGCAACCCCACGGCTAAAGTGCTAGTGAATGACTTCATTACACCGACCTTTCCACTGGGCAAGGGAACGCGGCAGGGCTGCTCCTTGTCGCCTCTCTTTTTGCTCTAGCATTAGAGCCATTGGCCACGCTATTCCACCTATCCCCCAACCTGACTGGTCTGACATACGGCCCAAATAGAAAAGAGGATATATCTGTACACAGACAATGTCCTATTCTATCTGGCGGATCCGGGCCCTTCCTATATGCTGGCCTCCGAATCAACTGGTCTAAATCAGTGATATTTCCCTTGGAGCCCAACTTTGACCAACAACAGACAGCAGACCCATGCCTCACATGGGTCACAAATTTTAAGTATCTGGGGATTAACGTACATCTAGATCCTGACCAATTTGTTACCCTGAATATATCCCCAATCAACCAACCACTGGCCAACATTATACAGGCCTGGGCCACTCTCCCTCTGACGCTATGGGGCAGGATAAACATAGTAAAAATTGTATACCTACCCAAATACCTGTACCTATTTCATAATTCaccaaaacaatatttaaacagACCTGCAATGCTATACAAGCCATGATAGTACCATTCCTATGGAACAACAAAGGTGCCAGACTTTCCTCGGCCAAACTGATGGCCACATACGCTAGAGGGGGGTTGAGCTTACCTAGTTTCTATGTCTACTATATAGCCGCTCAACTCAGCTTTATCAACTGGAGGCTATCACAGGACCTAAACAATGCAAACGTGATTCTGCAAGCCCAGTTGGTTGGGTCATTAGAAGCCCTGGGCAACTATCTTTTTAGAAAACCGAAAGTCTACCCCCCAATGCCTCCCTGCAAGGGCCTGGGTATGAAACTAACCAAAAGTAAACCCCCTATCATTTCCCCAGGGTTACCTCTATGGAGAAATTCCCATCtgcaacatttttacaaatcagAGACCATCTGGTTCTGGACTtcgaaaaatattaaatatctggGAGACATAATACTAAACTCATGGTTTATAGACATGGTCATGCTAAGGTATAAGATTgaaatgtatcagcctgtacaactgattctccctgaatcagttgtacaggctgatacattagatagctttaagaaggggttggatagctttttagcaagtaaggggaTACAGGGTTATggtagatagctcatagtacaagttgatccagggactagtccgattgccattttggagtcaggaaggaatttttccccctctgaggcaaattggagaggcttcagatcgGTTTTTTgccaactggcagataggtagttaataaaaaaaaaaaaaaaaaaaaggttgaactcaatggacattcttttttcaaccttacttactatgttaatatgaaACCCCAGATTTACCCATGTACCGGCACCTACAGTTGAGGCACATCTATATGGCACAATTTGGGTTGGGTAAGCTGGAGATGGGAGAGCCAGGGCTGCTAACGCAATTAAGAAAAGAGGATCCTACCAAAATGGTTTCCCATCTCTTTgcacaacaaccccccccccattccagtCGGTCTATAGACAGTGGCAGATAGACATACCCAACCTGAGTGAAGATCAATGGGAGGAGACAACCGACAGACTCTACAAATTTCTGATAAGCTTAAGAGTACAGTACAAATTTTTGACAAAGATTTACCTTACCACTAACAGACTCCACAAAATGGGGAAAATGCCCTCCCCCATATTTAAAAGGTGTGGAGAAAGGGATGGATCGTTTTGGCATATGGTATGGATGTGCCCTATCGTATCTAGGTACTGGGAGAAAGTCACCACACACACAGTGAATACCCTGGCATTACCCCCACTGAAGGTTCCTGAAATATGTCTACTGGGCCTAATGGGTGACATAATACCTGCTAATAACACCAGAGTCTTAACGAGATCCCTACTtttctatgcaaagaaaacaaTAGTAATGCAATGGATGGCCCCcattccccccaaaaaaagctaATTGGTTTGTCTATGTTAACAAGATGCTCCTGCTAATTAAGTTGACCTACGAGGCCAGGGGACAGCCTGACAAGTTTGAAAATATATAGACTCACCTGCTAACCTTACCATGAACATATTGTGTACTATGTAACAAGATGTACACAAGAATGTGTTGATATTACTGGTGCTGTAAccccccctctttttttccccttccccccctcttctcttctgtaccccctctgttaaaacaaaatcaataaaaagaacacctatttaaaaaaaaaagaagagttgAAAGTGGGGCTTGATTGTATAACCATTACAAAAGTTAAAGTGCTCCTAACTGCTATAAAGAAACTAtaaggtgaaaaaaattaaaactacatTGAGTCGTTCCCCTTCAAAACAAGacgaacaaaaaaagaaaagctgattgtgaaaaattttctaatttaaattttaaaaaaaagtgtgaagcACCCATTCTTTCTGCATGCAAAAGTGGGTGCTCTAAAATATACCATATCCTGAGAAATGTTTGTCATCTAACTGGCAGTGGATTTTAAAGATACCTACAATTATGTGCACCGTAAAAAGAACTCTTTTGTGATGTACCTTATTGCATGAATCACATCCTTACACTTGCTCACACGAAATACCACCTGATTTGGGTATTGTTAAAGCAGTGAGAGCACTATTTTGGGGACAGGGAAGATGTTCTATTTCTCCAGAGCCCAGCACAGTAACCTAATAGGGATGGAAAGCATCCAATGCAGAATCATTATAGTAACCCTCGGTTTTCAGCATATCAAAGACAGCAAATAAGTATTCAAACCCATCATTACTGAAAAATTACCCCCTTCCAATAgccacacagtttgggaaccactgcaatAAAGggcttctgtcatgatttttatgatgttgtttttatttctaaattacactgtttacactgcaaataatgcaatcaacaatataaaatttcattcctgaaccagcaagtgtattttttgttagaaataatattggtgtgtatgcagccatctcaggtcattttgcccggTCTTGTACTTTCAGACAgcgccagcactttaggatggaactgcttttctggcaggctgttgtttctcctactcaatgtaacttaatatgtcacagtgggacctggattcttactattgagtgctgttcttagatctaccagacagctgttattttgtgttatgaagatgcagtaaagcagtaaagagtgactgaagtttataagagcacaagtcacgtgactggggcagcttggaaatggacaatatgtctagccccatgtcaaatttcaaaattaaatataaaaaaatctgtttgctcttttgagaaatggatttcagtgcagaattctactggagcatcactattaatggatgcgttttggaaaaaaaaaattgttttcccatgacagtatactttTAAAGTAATGTTATCACTCTTTATTACCATCCCACAaagtcagcaatatttttgtatGTCAGGCTCTGGAACTCTTAGTATGCAGGTGCTGGAGTTGCAAGTCACACTGAGCTAGGGCTTCAACTTGTGTTGGAAAATAATGCAAAACTCCAGAGTCAACCTACTACCCTGTTGCCATCCAGatctcattaaaaaaatcatatttggcCCACATGACCATTTTCATTGGCAAATTGTCCTACTGTTTTGGGGGATAAATTAAGAGGCAATTTACAATCAATATGCAGAATTGGCTCTATATCTGGACCATTATccttttcttttgtaatatatttttttaataaaataaaaaaacaatccaaATCTATCCACCGTAACCTGTATAGATATAGGACATATAAAGCACAGAATTTAATCTTTTAGCTAATGCTTAAAATACTGTAATGATCCTCTCACACTCACCTTCCTTTTGGGAGTATCTTGCCCAATCTTGTTAGACTCTTCTTCCTTTCGTTTGATTTTGTGTTTGGACTTCTGTTGGGCTGGCTTGGATGGTGTCAGCTCTTCCAAGCACTTGGAATGGCACCGTAAACCAGGCTCTTTCTTAATTCGTGTCTTGATTTTAGTTATGGCTGGTATGGCCACAGGTGACCAGGATAGATTATTACAAGTAGAAATATGCCCAAAGTTCTCATCATCTTCCACTCTTTCAATTTTCACTTTACTCAAGTCTACTTCCTGGACACACAGAAGAGTTTCTACTTTAGGTCCTCTCTTGTGGCTCTGCTTAGCAGGTGCCTGTTGATCGCATGAAACATCTGCCCCTGAAGTATCCTTACTACAGCCTTGCTCATTTAATGAAAGACTAAGAGAGTCTTTTTGCTGAGTAAATGTTTGGTCAGGAGTCATATAGGTAGCCAACACTTTATTTTTCGGCTTGGTATCTCCAAAAGGTTTTCTATTGTAGGTCAGCTTAGGGCATATCTTTTCATTCTTGCCGTTCTGTTTGTCAGAAACCTTTTTTAAAGTAATGCTGTTATTTGCCCCTTTTAAATTATCAGTGATATTAGTTCTCTCATTTGCAGTTTGCCGAAGATGTAGAACAGAGTTCCCTGCTGCTGGTTTTGGTGCAAGTGTTTTCTTGGCAATAGATTTAATAGGCTTGGAGAAAGCATCACCTGTTATCCCCCTTGCAATTTGCTCATGCTCAGGGGCAGTGGCTCCAGTATTTATCTTCTTTGTATCAGAATGGTTTTCATTGCCAGTTTTTTGAAGAGTTACATTGGTGTCAGCTGGAAGAATGCTAGGGAATAAAGTGTACTCTGAAATGGGAAGTCTGTGAGTAGCACATTGATTTGCATTAATTGTTCCTGTGGTTGATACACCAATTGAAAGTAATGAAGCCTGATGGTATGGAGACCAGCTGACGGGCATAACCTGAGCATTGGTGGGCTTCCCATTTAAGGGACACTTTGGGTGAATACCCCCATGTCCCAAGGTCCACTCCTTGGATGGACATAAGGAGGCCACAGATGCAACATGTCCATGAGGGTATCTCTTTGTTGTGGACTGATGTCCATCAACACTGTTCTGGTTAGCTTTCTTGCCACATGGCCCTGAGTTCTTTGGCTCTCCCTGGTCAATGATTGAGATTGGCTCCTGTTTGGCCATATGTCGGGAGTCTGTGCTAAGGCTCATGTTAGAGTCTTTGTTCAGCAACACAGAGGCAGGCACTGGGTTGGCCACCCCTACATATGTACCAGGTATAGTGCTTATAAGAGCAGCTGAGTTTTTGATCCAAGACCCTGTAGCTCCCAATAATTGTGAGGATCCAGGgtctccatttctcaaaaaatctGGAAACATGACTAAAGGGGGAGCTGCACGAAGACTCTGGTTAACACTGCTGCTGGTAAAGCTGTTTGGAGTGGGACGTTGAGTGTTACAGTCTGACCTGGACAACACAGTGGTTAAGGATGCTTTTCCACTGGTGTGTACTGGAGTTAACACTGGCATAGGTGGAGTTTTTCGTTGGTTTGAAGGGGTATGTTTATGACGATGTGATTTAGATGACAGATCTAAAGGCATTTCACAAGAGTCCTGTGGGGAAATCATCTCCCTCTCAAGCTGTGGGGGCGATTTCAATGGAGAAATAGAGGAAGACACACTATCATTTTGCTGTTCAAGTGTTCTGCTGTAAGGGGCAAGGGTTACAGGGCTTACACTTACCATTGGGTGTGAGGAATGGGAAGATAAGGTCTGTAAAGTTGATATTGATGTTGATGTAGGATCAGTGCAGATGGATGAACCGTCTACAGCTGTGGTAACGCTATGACGGTCAGTGGCAGAAATGGAAGCTGTTGTGCTGGCTGACTTATTTAACTCTGTTAAAGTCACTTTTGGATCAGTGGTTAACGGCCTCCCCAAAGGAGAAGTAAAAGCATGTGCATGCAGTTCTGTAGGTGCTATAATACTAGGTAGGCATCTTTCCTGAAGGCAGGGTGGCAGCATGGGAAGAGTCAATGTCGATGTTACTCCAAATGTAGTTGGACCAAGAGGTTGCCCACAGTTTGAAGGGGGGATGTAAACCAAGGGTTGGGTTGGAGATAGGACTGCTCCAGGTGGAAAGGACAGCGGAAGTTTCTGCACATTAGGGACCTGAGTGGTAGAGAAACATATTCTACTCATAGCAAAAGGTGTCAGGGTGCCAAAACTAGAAGAAACAACAGTGTGCGAAGCTTCCATTTGCTGACCTACTGATTGTAAGCCAGCAGccagaacatttttttgcatCACAGAATGATCTTTATCAGCACATAAAAAAGGTTTCTCTGGAACAGGAGCCCTGGCAAACTCTGTTTTTTTACTGTCTGGAGTTGATTGGATGGAGATATCCAACATGTTGGTAACTTGCTTGCTGTCTGATGGCAAAGTATTGTCACGGACCTTGGGTACCACTGTGTCTCCTGATGCTAATATGGGATCTGGGGGCTTCTCCTCTAGACTCTGCCCAATTTCCAACACCGCACCATCTTCCTGAAGCATCAGAGCATCACTTTGTTTGGCTCCTGACGTGAACTCCACCTTAAGAATATAAAAAACACTCTTGTCAGTGTTTACACAAAAAATATAAGGCTATGTCCCTCCAGTAGTTAAGTAGAGAAGATACCTAAGTGGCTATAAAAGAACAAGAAATACCAGGTCTGGTATGGACCCAATCATGAGCCCATGAGTTATGAACCATCGGAAAGCACCATAAACCCAACAGGAAGTCAGAAAGTTACCTCAGGGGGCTGTAATCTAAAAAATGGCATATGACTATGTGACTGCACACGAATCACTGATTGAGGTTATTCATGCTTAGTGAGGACACCTGTAGTAGGAATACTTACAATAAACTCTATTCCCTGCTACATGCTAATTAATGGGTTTGTTTCAGGGGATAAGGAGAAGATCCATTAATTAAGAGTTTACAGGCATAATGGAATTTGACATCCAGAATAATTTTCTGTTGTTATGGCATTAAAATGTCATTATGCCATCCTGCCATCCACATTAAAAATTGCAGTTCTCGTAATATGAAGGTTGTAATTCTGGGGTTGAAAATATGCTACAAAGAATACTACATAGATGAAATTAAAGCCAGAGAGCCATACAGTGGCCATACAGGCACTGATAATACCTTTTGTACTATATACTGTGCGTGTATGGCAGGAGATGAgcccgaccgatatcagcagaaaattTGGATATCGGTTAGCTTGTTGATTGGGCCAGCTGGAAAATTTAAAGGCACCTGAGCATCAGCCACTGTCATTGCTGATCTGTCAGattcaggtagaattctattttttatacctctacatctgatgattcagctctaacacACCTGTATTGAAATGCAACGATCTTTCCCAAGACCAGTGGTTGCAGAAAAGATCATAAtagttacgtctatggccaccttactgttaatatgaatgacttttgttgcaacagccccacctgctggtcagtttccccccagtctgaccaccaagtagtcaaggaggttgtcaggagaaagaaagaggctgctctgaagtTCTGCTTTGgaataaaaattagaaacctccttcaaatcttttctaagcagaagaacatcagagcactctctcctgacaacttccttgactacctggtcagaaactgaccagcaggtggcactgttctaacaaaattcattcatattaacagtacatgtaaccctTAATATctaggaattaaaacaaaataaataatgaatgtatattgcacaagttcttagaatagcactctcgttaaattcacattcacttgttttaaagatttacttatcctttaaggatagTGTCAAAATCTGTCGCAAAGAGTCATGTGTGGGCCAATaaaaccaagttggcagctttaatcggcccgagtatggccaccttaaggatcaGGGCACACAAACATATCATGTAtgcatcacaaggaaacttcgggcaactttggaaaacaaaacgtttagagtgccatcccgcctgcgatttacattttagccggcgggaaggcaggggaggcagttcggagagattatttgccccaaagaagaggagatttgtcgctgggcaactaatctccccaaatctgcctgtgtgccctgacccttaggcttAAGAAATGTCTATGAGGATATTCAAGTCGTATTCTGTCCTATGTCTCTTCAAGGCTGAATCTAGGACTGAAATGCAGAACGTTTTATCTAAAAGTATACATAGAAGCATGTAACTGCATAGTTCCTAAATTGACCTCAATTGACATAACAGGGAGGCTGTGCTTAACCTCACAAACTGCTTAGATCTGATATAGGTCGACAAGGTTTCTGCTCACCTTGGATAACAAGCTGTTTACACAATGATCTTCAGACCCCCGGAGTTGGGAACTATTAGTTTTAGACTCCTCATCAGACAGTGATGTTCTCCTGTCCAAAGGGAAGGCAAAGAATTATAGTCTGGGTGTTGGCTGAGTAACTGGACTTCATCCAGTACAGAAGTGCTCAGCTTCATGGCATTGCAAAGCTAGAATTAA
This Xenopus laevis strain J_2021 chromosome 8S, Xenopus_laevis_v10.1, whole genome shotgun sequence DNA region includes the following protein-coding sequences:
- the bcorl1.S gene encoding BCL-6 corepressor-like protein 1 isoform X1 yields the protein MLSAAPLYSGVHNWTSVDRVRMCGINEDRRTSLSDEESKTNSSQLRGSEDHCVNSLLSKVEFTSGAKQSDALMLQEDGAVLEIGQSLEEKPPDPILASGDTVVPKVRDNTLPSDSKQVTNMLDISIQSTPDSKKTEFARAPVPEKPFLCADKDHSVMQKNVLAAGLQSVGQQMEASHTVVSSSFGTLTPFAMSRICFSTTQVPNVQKLPLSFPPGAVLSPTQPLVYIPPSNCGQPLGPTTFGVTSTLTLPMLPPCLQERCLPSIIAPTELHAHAFTSPLGRPLTTDPKVTLTELNKSASTTASISATDRHSVTTAVDGSSICTDPTSTSISTLQTLSSHSSHPMVSVSPVTLAPYSRTLEQQNDSVSSSISPLKSPPQLEREMISPQDSCEMPLDLSSKSHRHKHTPSNQRKTPPMPVLTPVHTSGKASLTTVLSRSDCNTQRPTPNSFTSSSVNQSLRAAPPLVMFPDFLRNGDPGSSQLLGATGSWIKNSAALISTIPGTYVGVANPVPASVLLNKDSNMSLSTDSRHMAKQEPISIIDQGEPKNSGPCGKKANQNSVDGHQSTTKRYPHGHVASVASLCPSKEWTLGHGGIHPKCPLNGKPTNAQVMPVSWSPYHQASLLSIGVSTTGTINANQCATHRLPISEYTLFPSILPADTNVTLQKTGNENHSDTKKINTGATAPEHEQIARGITGDAFSKPIKSIAKKTLAPKPAAGNSVLHLRQTANERTNITDNLKGANNSITLKKVSDKQNGKNEKICPKLTYNRKPFGDTKPKNKVLATYMTPDQTFTQQKDSLSLSLNEQGCSKDTSGADVSCDQQAPAKQSHKRGPKVETLLCVQEVDLSKVKIERVEDDENFGHISTCNNLSWSPVAIPAITKIKTRIKKEPGLRCHSKCLEELTPSKPAQQKSKHKIKRKEEESNKIGQDTPKRKWKIRSAATHAIVEKKDGKKPGKEKTGIRPKRRKRKHIKSEPFDPELDEDITEKRFKNSFRDFIPVVLKSRTRSQTGNSGSDVASSFADTYAGVQEEEHDVPCKSRKWRKIHKACRHGKFTAAKKEPQLEPITPVLQGSWDLSNRVSDAGKSWPLLEEDDEADEDGPFQRRKRRRQKNRKYQNGEYLTEKEEEEVSHCYRRRKVRADLHKRKHSPSDKPIKTCRNKLSTSSRESPKQSNAKNCSHKESPEEFPTSMNTEKPSGKRKFKTKHLGGSIDGEVKGKTKRNSQSPKSSPLKSPSSKKSRDPDTPCRSRRTSTHGSSDTPSTQHIPPETRRLIVNKNAGETLLQRAARLGYKDVVLYCLQRDLGDINHRDNAGYTALHEACARGWTDILQILLDNGANVNCSAQDGTRPIHDAVVNDNLETVWLLLSYGADPTLATYSGQTPMKLASSEIMRKFLSNYLGDLRGHSDGDPNASWDFYSSSVLDGKDEVGYNILLDTSNISEEEPGEDKDLKDNFLFEFSDKPLLYCHNLHVSLSSGPSNWLLFSDVLKRLKLSSRIFQARYPNFEVASMQKKEFTKQVLTSQLLTPTESLDLWPQDMGDIVELVKYEPELLQLLGSSIEFQGVSS
- the bcorl1.S gene encoding BCL-6 corepressor-like protein 1 isoform X2 — its product is MLQEDGAVLEIGQSLEEKPPDPILASGDTVVPKVRDNTLPSDSKQVTNMLDISIQSTPDSKKTEFARAPVPEKPFLCADKDHSVMQKNVLAAGLQSVGQQMEASHTVVSSSFGTLTPFAMSRICFSTTQVPNVQKLPLSFPPGAVLSPTQPLVYIPPSNCGQPLGPTTFGVTSTLTLPMLPPCLQERCLPSIIAPTELHAHAFTSPLGRPLTTDPKVTLTELNKSASTTASISATDRHSVTTAVDGSSICTDPTSTSISTLQTLSSHSSHPMVSVSPVTLAPYSRTLEQQNDSVSSSISPLKSPPQLEREMISPQDSCEMPLDLSSKSHRHKHTPSNQRKTPPMPVLTPVHTSGKASLTTVLSRSDCNTQRPTPNSFTSSSVNQSLRAAPPLVMFPDFLRNGDPGSSQLLGATGSWIKNSAALISTIPGTYVGVANPVPASVLLNKDSNMSLSTDSRHMAKQEPISIIDQGEPKNSGPCGKKANQNSVDGHQSTTKRYPHGHVASVASLCPSKEWTLGHGGIHPKCPLNGKPTNAQVMPVSWSPYHQASLLSIGVSTTGTINANQCATHRLPISEYTLFPSILPADTNVTLQKTGNENHSDTKKINTGATAPEHEQIARGITGDAFSKPIKSIAKKTLAPKPAAGNSVLHLRQTANERTNITDNLKGANNSITLKKVSDKQNGKNEKICPKLTYNRKPFGDTKPKNKVLATYMTPDQTFTQQKDSLSLSLNEQGCSKDTSGADVSCDQQAPAKQSHKRGPKVETLLCVQEVDLSKVKIERVEDDENFGHISTCNNLSWSPVAIPAITKIKTRIKKEPGLRCHSKCLEELTPSKPAQQKSKHKIKRKEEESNKIGQDTPKRKWKIRSAATHAIVEKKDGKKPGKEKTGIRPKRRKRKHIKSEPFDPELDEDITEKRFKNSFRDFIPVVLKSRTRSQTGNSGSDVASSFADTYAGVQEEEHDVPCKSRKWRKIHKACRHGKFTAAKKEPQLEPITPVLQGSWDLSNRVSDAGKSWPLLEEDDEADEDGPFQRRKRRRQKNRKYQNGEYLTEKEEEEVSHCYRRRKVRADLHKRKHSPSDKPIKTCRNKLSTSSRESPKQSNAKNCSHKESPEEFPTSMNTEKPSGKRKFKTKHLGGSIDGEVKGKTKRNSQSPKSSPLKSPSSKKSRDPDTPCRSRRTSTHGSSDTPSTQHIPPETRRLIVNKNAGETLLQRAARLGYKDVVLYCLQRDLGDINHRDNAGYTALHEACARGWTDILQILLDNGANVNCSAQDGTRPIHDAVVNDNLETVWLLLSYGADPTLATYSGQTPMKLASSEIMRKFLSNYLGDLRGHSDGDPNASWDFYSSSVLDGKDEVGYNILLDTSNISEEEPGEDKDLKDNFLFEFSDKPLLYCHNLHVSLSSGPSNWLLFSDVLKRLKLSSRIFQARYPNFEVASMQKKEFTKQVLTSQLLTPTESLDLWPQDMGDIVELVKYEPELLQLLGSSIEFQGVSS